The following are from one region of the Chloroflexi bacterium ADurb.Bin180 genome:
- the pckA gene encoding Phosphoenolpyruvate carboxykinase (ATP) — MNLQDRVNAMLRQHKEVLLNSPRRELIAAVVQRREAMVAANGCLATWTPPESSGRSPMDTYTVRRPESEGEIDWDSPNNIPMAPDTFEMLLEDALQALATKATLWVTDRVLVADPKYAMPVRVISDRALTALFCDNMFRPVPPNIQDSVLAQRGFTLVAAPYDKLDRARYEGRLRRVGAKTSNMAVAMDMDRRMGIIYGSAYGGSVKKMMFSVMNYVLPSVGVLPLHCSANEGAQGDIALLLGLSGTGKTTLSADPRRKLLGDDEHSWSDEGVANFEYGCYAKLINLRQSKEPQIWNAVFHEAPYLEHGAIVENAMIYPNGLFDVDDARLTPNSRASFPLSFLDNVKEPPVGGHPRTILFLTADANGVLPPVARLSPEQAMLWFLMGYTSKLAGTETGIIDPESTFSRFFGSPFMPRNPDVYANMLGDKMREHKTEVYLINTGWTGGVFGVGHRIDIDVTRALVNAALSGQMRQVEYDLDPLFHVWVPRSCPDVDPSLLKPSLNWSDQEAFQRQAHKLAADFARAFDKTYGKKGIAAAIAAECPGR; from the coding sequence ATGAATCTGCAAGACCGGGTGAACGCGATGCTGCGTCAACACAAAGAGGTGCTGCTCAATTCGCCACGGCGTGAGCTTATTGCTGCTGTGGTACAGCGCAGAGAAGCCATGGTAGCCGCCAACGGCTGCCTGGCCACCTGGACTCCCCCCGAGTCCAGCGGGCGCAGCCCAATGGATACCTACACGGTCAGGCGGCCGGAGAGCGAGGGCGAAATCGACTGGGACTCGCCCAACAACATCCCGATGGCGCCGGACACCTTTGAGATGCTGCTTGAGGACGCGCTGCAGGCTCTGGCCACCAAGGCCACCCTCTGGGTGACCGACCGAGTACTCGTGGCGGACCCCAAATACGCCATGCCGGTACGGGTGATCTCAGACCGCGCGTTGACTGCGCTCTTTTGCGACAATATGTTTCGGCCGGTACCGCCGAACATTCAGGATAGCGTTCTGGCGCAAAGAGGATTCACGCTGGTGGCGGCGCCCTACGACAAGCTGGACCGGGCGCGCTACGAAGGTCGGCTGCGACGCGTGGGAGCCAAGACCTCGAACATGGCGGTGGCGATGGATATGGACCGCCGTATGGGCATCATCTACGGATCGGCCTACGGTGGGTCAGTTAAGAAAATGATGTTCAGCGTGATGAACTATGTTCTGCCCAGCGTCGGCGTCCTGCCCTTGCACTGCTCGGCCAACGAGGGGGCACAGGGCGACATCGCGCTGCTGCTGGGGCTGTCTGGCACAGGCAAGACGACCCTGTCCGCGGATCCCAGGAGAAAGCTGCTCGGCGACGACGAGCACTCCTGGAGCGACGAGGGCGTGGCCAACTTTGAGTACGGCTGCTACGCCAAGCTGATCAACTTGAGGCAGAGCAAGGAGCCGCAGATCTGGAATGCCGTGTTCCACGAGGCGCCGTATCTGGAGCACGGTGCCATCGTAGAGAACGCTATGATCTATCCCAACGGTCTTTTTGATGTGGACGACGCGCGTCTGACCCCCAACTCGCGTGCCTCCTTCCCGCTCAGTTTTCTGGACAATGTGAAGGAGCCGCCAGTAGGCGGACACCCGCGCACGATCCTCTTTCTCACGGCCGATGCCAATGGCGTACTGCCACCAGTGGCCAGGCTGAGCCCGGAGCAGGCCATGCTGTGGTTCCTGATGGGCTACACCAGCAAGCTGGCCGGCACCGAGACGGGGATTATCGACCCGGAGAGCACCTTCTCGCGGTTCTTTGGCTCGCCGTTTATGCCGCGCAACCCCGATGTGTACGCCAACATGCTCGGAGACAAGATGCGCGAGCACAAGACAGAGGTCTACCTCATCAACACCGGCTGGACCGGAGGGGTCTTTGGGGTCGGGCACCGCATCGACATTGATGTCACGCGAGCGCTGGTGAACGCCGCTCTGAGTGGACAGATGCGGCAGGTGGAATATGACCTCGACCCGCTCTTTCACGTTTGGGTGCCGCGAAGCTGCCCGGACGTCGACCCGTCGCTGCTCAAGCCGAGCCTGAACTGGTCCGACCAGGAGGCCTTCCAGCGGCAGGCGCACAAGCTGGCGGCTGACTTTGCCCGGGCCTTTGACAAAACCTATGGCAAGAAGGGCATCGCGGCAGCGATTGCGGCAGAGTGCCCCGGGCGCTAG
- a CDS encoding Major Facilitator Superfamily protein, whose amino-acid sequence MQSEQAIQKASRTTAQVQRNVVLGILNGTLMRVLDTLAGPSLVLPWFVAQLGGSAVAVGLLLPITAGGWFLPQLLMARSVHSLPQKLPLFRAVSAIRVVLWIIMVIITLVAGATNPTLTLWSFIVLYTLFCFGSGVSGLSWFDVIARAIPANQRGQFFGWRDFTGGILAIGASVLVGVTLNEATGPEFPHNYGLLLALAGVAAAAGYYAFGKIDEPPPERSAAASTGAQCAPVDWRAPLLDRSFRLFVLARIALLAANVALPFFGLYAKERLGAPDDMAGTYSGALTAAMVVSTLVWGRLSDRKGNLLLLRLVSAGFLVLSVLPLVFGPRASYLAYTVVFVLMGAASSGSDIASLAMGLELAPPEQRSAYLGLLNSALGVVSLLLVLGGWIVERWGLEAVFLLSAAMSVVAVITVFGLSDPRGSVRSAALTHNLEENGS is encoded by the coding sequence GTGCAGAGTGAGCAGGCAATCCAGAAGGCGTCGCGAACGACTGCTCAAGTGCAGAGAAACGTGGTTCTGGGCATCCTGAACGGCACACTGATGCGCGTTCTCGATACCCTGGCCGGCCCGTCGCTGGTCCTGCCCTGGTTCGTGGCGCAGCTCGGGGGTTCGGCCGTTGCGGTGGGACTGCTTCTGCCCATCACCGCCGGCGGGTGGTTCTTGCCACAGTTGCTCATGGCGCGGTCCGTGCACTCGCTGCCGCAAAAGCTGCCGCTCTTTCGGGCCGTATCAGCGATACGGGTGGTGCTGTGGATCATCATGGTGATCATCACACTGGTCGCCGGTGCGACGAACCCCACTCTTACTCTGTGGTCGTTCATCGTGCTCTACACCCTCTTTTGTTTTGGCTCGGGCGTGTCCGGGCTGTCGTGGTTCGACGTGATCGCCCGGGCAATTCCGGCCAATCAGCGAGGGCAGTTCTTTGGCTGGCGCGATTTCACTGGCGGTATCCTGGCCATCGGCGCCTCGGTCCTGGTGGGTGTGACGTTGAACGAGGCGACCGGCCCAGAATTCCCCCACAACTATGGCCTGCTGTTGGCGCTGGCCGGAGTAGCAGCGGCGGCGGGCTATTACGCGTTCGGCAAGATCGACGAGCCGCCTCCGGAGCGCAGCGCCGCGGCGTCCACCGGAGCGCAGTGTGCGCCTGTTGACTGGCGGGCACCGCTGTTGGATCGAAGCTTTCGGTTGTTTGTGCTGGCGCGCATTGCGCTGCTGGCGGCAAACGTCGCTCTGCCCTTCTTTGGACTCTACGCGAAAGAGCGCCTGGGTGCACCGGACGACATGGCCGGAACGTACTCGGGTGCACTGACCGCGGCTATGGTGGTCTCAACGCTGGTGTGGGGCAGGCTGAGCGACCGCAAGGGCAACCTGCTGCTGCTCCGGCTGGTGAGTGCCGGCTTTCTGGTGCTTTCCGTGCTGCCACTGGTGTTCGGACCGCGCGCTTCGTACCTGGCTTATACCGTGGTCTTTGTTCTGATGGGCGCCGCATCCAGCGGCAGCGACATTGCCAGTCTGGCGATGGGCCTGGAGCTGGCGCCGCCCGAGCAGCGCAGCGCCTACCTGGGCCTGCTCAACTCGGCCCTCGGTGTGGTCAGCCTGCTGCTGGTTCTGGGAGGCTGGATCGTGGAGCGCTGGGGGCTGGAGGCGGTGTTCCTATTGAGCGCCGCCATGTCGGTGGTCGCCGTGATCACCGTGTTTGGTCTTTCTGACCCGCGCGGCTCGGTTAGGAGCGCGGCATTGACTCACAATCTGGAGGAGAACGGATCATGA
- the pucA gene encoding putative xanthine dehydrogenase subunit A, which translates to MDEKELVYEAVLAAIRSGEPGCLLTLIEVRGSTPREVGTKMLLRADGSTVGTIGGGPMEAAALLEARQALTEGTSRSSYYSLEGTSSTDLGVCGGDARVFIEVLRPKPTLLIAGAGHVGQPMALFGQQLGFRVVVADDRAEFANAERFPGADQLIVGPYEELRRRVEPGPRTYIVIATRGHEFDELVLHEFVDCPAAYIGMIGSKRKVRTVFDSLLARGVSQASLARVYAPIGLRTGGQTPAEIALSILAEIIAVQHGGTGEPMCRKDNPAASAE; encoded by the coding sequence GTGGACGAGAAGGAACTGGTCTATGAAGCAGTGCTGGCAGCGATCCGCTCCGGAGAGCCGGGCTGCCTGCTGACGCTCATTGAAGTGCGCGGCTCTACGCCGCGCGAGGTGGGCACCAAGATGCTGCTCCGTGCTGATGGGTCCACGGTGGGAACCATCGGCGGCGGCCCGATGGAGGCAGCAGCGCTGCTAGAAGCGAGGCAGGCCCTGACCGAGGGCACGTCGCGCAGCAGCTACTACTCTCTGGAAGGCACGTCGAGCACTGACCTCGGGGTATGCGGCGGCGACGCTCGCGTGTTCATTGAGGTGCTGCGGCCCAAGCCGACGCTGCTCATCGCCGGGGCGGGGCACGTGGGGCAACCTATGGCGCTGTTCGGTCAGCAGCTCGGCTTTCGCGTAGTGGTGGCCGACGACCGGGCCGAATTCGCCAATGCAGAACGCTTTCCGGGTGCCGACCAGCTCATCGTCGGCCCCTACGAGGAACTGAGGCGGAGAGTCGAGCCAGGGCCGCGGACCTACATCGTCATCGCCACGCGTGGCCACGAGTTCGATGAGCTGGTGTTGCACGAGTTTGTTGACTGCCCCGCAGCGTACATTGGCATGATTGGCAGCAAGCGCAAGGTGCGCACGGTCTTTGACAGTTTGCTGGCCAGAGGCGTCTCCCAGGCCAGCCTGGCCCGGGTCTATGCGCCGATTGGACTGCGCACTGGCGGCCAGACGCCAGCCGAGATCGCGCTGAGCATTCTGGCCGAGATCATCGCTGTGCAGCATGGGGGAACGGGCGAACCCATGTGCAGGAAGGACAATCCGGCCGCCAGTGCAGAGTGA